From a region of the Bombus terrestris chromosome 8, iyBomTerr1.2, whole genome shotgun sequence genome:
- the LOC100650204 gene encoding transient receptor potential cation channel trpm isoform X2, with amino-acid sequence MQFYVDMIDKTKSCRMVTERSWIEATFQKRECSKFIPSADDEHKFMQVKGDKNAEYDVITTSRCCCGYSYTHHCRAGIDVQSYTPSNTKEEDREQWSPGKNTRPFPTDAYGTIEFQGGPHPTKAQYVRLAYDTRPEPIVQLLCREWNLGLPKLLITVHGGRSNFELQPTLKKVLRKGLLKAAKTTGAWIFTGGTNTGVTRQVGDALLLERSQRQGRVVSIGIAPWGILDKSHELVGRGGEVPYECLSSPWSKYAVLNNRHAYFLLVDNGTGGRYGAEIVLRRRLEKYISNLKLQPYTHSSIPVVALVIEGGTNTIRSVLEYVTDVPPVPVVVCDGSGRAADLIAFMHKYASEGDGENGENEGPLESMRGHLLDTIKRTFKVSSEQASQLYSELLQCTRKKHLITVFRISQERPQELDQTILTALFKSKQLSPAEQLSLSLIWNRVDIARCEIFVYGQNWPPGALEQAMMQALQHDRIDFVKLLLENGVSMRKFLSIPRLEELYNTKEGPSNTLGYILRDVRPNIPRGYMYTLHDIGLVINKLMGGAYRSQYTRRRFRMIYTKVMKRSGAHPQHMHRNSCVMSSTSRYYSGSGSKQDSLTMSLLAETLPANRDTPLFDYPFNELLIWAVLTKRQQMALLMWQHGEEALAKALVALKLYKAMAHEAAEDDLETEVYDELRSYGKEFENIALELLDYCYRQDDDQTKQLLTSELQNWSGQTCLSLAVTANHRPLLAHPCSQIILADLWMGGLRTRKNTNLKVVLGLVCPFYIMCLEFKSREELQLMPQTQEEHLISLEDEKEDSDSEHGIPTGPDVEKRQRRSLSVRNKSSSQQGAKLSSRKTSIYSISESVPALISNEHTTAIKETIVQENGKVLTDNDDGIHRIYGINSDYYDIKNSRPLRLRKKLYEFYTAPITKFWANAIAYIIFLVLFSYSILIHMDDRPSLAEIYAIAYICTLGCEKVREIATSEPATLSHKFSVWAWNMWNPCDAAAIIFFQIGLALRLRHSTLDIGRVIYCVDSIYWYLRILNILGVNKYFGPLVTMMGKMVKNMTYFVVLLIVVLMSFGVTRQAILNPNAEPKLRIIRDIFMEPYFMLYGEVYADNIDPDCGDEPGMIPCLPGRWITPTVMSIYLLIANILLINLLIAVFNNIFNEVNAVAHQVWMFQRFTVVMEYEQKPVLPPPLIVVCHIYLVVKYLLRYVTQGKANTGETYDNGLKLFLEADDMERLYDFEEDCVEGYFREQELKLQMSTEERVKITTERVENMHSKIEDIDKKENTQNASLQAVEFRMRKLEELNEQILAHLGVIHRFMATHMPNMEGLSSFDIDGRQRRVSERSEVLSETDSHTQLPAIAIKRKRLVRSMTDGTFLNLGPSIDDDVLKHSETAISRENLSRNESSISGDGHTVQDDIKTITSQETEASKVDGEGEILKKDSHSDSRELSREPSREPSGEPSSKEPSTEPSRQTSREISRETSREATSKEPSREASSEAPASEPIPRQDSTERPIRQNSRTRSESDDVTIFPPSNISRGVTWAEPRVAVIPSSSTSSTQRSILLAMHAEYTSITDELESYCGLLSPPRTPPISPPPSRARNLSEMSNPEMAWQIENEHLRDAEECDYQQMEDLIQRRYIADDEEPLHTDEATLFISNEHRHQLRRASAIDEESRRPPPTICVTREIEQTLSRPPIRDSESSDPNDKNLSTVPAPASETMC; translated from the exons ATGCAGTTCTATGTAGATATGATAGACAAAACCAAAAGTTGTCGTATG gtAACTGAACGCAGTTGGATAGAGGCAACTTTTCAAAAAAGAGAATGTTCAAAATTTATTCCAAGTGCTGATGATGAACACAA GTTTATGCAAGTAAAGGGAGATAAGAATGCAGAGTATGATGTGATCACCACTTCCAG ATGTTGTTGTGGATATTCTTATACTCATCACTGCAGAGCTGGTATAGATGTTCAAAGTTACACTCCTAGTAATACCAAAGAAGAAGATCGAGAACAATGGTCTCCTGGAAAAAATACACGTCCATTTCCTACTGATGCATATGGTACCATTGAATTTCAAGGTGGACCTCATCCAACTAAAGCTcaa TATGTGAGACTTGCTTATGACACAAGGCCAGAACCAATAGTACAATTGTTGTGTCGAGAATGGAATCTGGGATTACCTAAGCTACTAATAACTGTGCATGGTGGTCGATCTAATTTCGAACTGCAGCCAACTTTGAAAAAAGTTCTAAGGAAAGGTTTGCTGAAGGCTGCAAAGACAACTGGTGCATGGATATTCACAGGTGGAACTAATACAG GTGTAACAAGACAAGTAGGAGATGCCCTGCTACTAGAAAGATCTCAAAGACAAGGTCGGGTTGTAAGTATCGGCATAGCACCATGGGGAATTTTAGACAAAAGTCATGAACTTGTAGGCCGTGGAGGTGAAGTACCTTATGAATGTCTTTCATCTCCGTG GTCTAAATATGCAGTTTTAAACAATCGTCATGCATATTTTTTATTGGTGGATAACGGTACCGGCGGTCGATATGGTGCAGAAATTGTGCTGCGTAGaagattggaaaaatatatttctaatctAAAATTACAGCCAT ACACACACAGTAGCATTCCTGTCGTGGCATTGGTAATTGAAGGAGGAACAAATACGATTCGATCAGTTTTAGAGTATGTTACAGACGTTCCTCCTGTTCCTGTAGTAGTCTGCGATGGATCAGGTCGTGCAGCTGATCTCATCGCTTTTATGCATAA ataCGCGTCTGAAGGAGATGGAGAGAATGGAGAGAATGAGGGACCATTAGAAAGTATGAGAGGACATCTTTTAGATACTATCAAACGCACTTTCAAAGTATCCTCTGAACAGGCATCACAACTGTACTCTGAACTTTTACAATGTACCCGTAAGAAACATTTG ATAACAGTATTTAGAATAAGTCAAGAGCGGCCACAGGAACTTGACCAAACGATTCTGACAGCTCTGTTCAAGTCCAAGCAATTATCCCCTGCCGAGCAGCTATCGTTATCTTTAATTTGGAatagagtggacatagcgcgtTGTGAAATATTTGTGTATGGTCAAAATTGGCCACCAGGTGCTCTGGAACAGGCAATGATGCAAGCTTTGCAACACGATCGAATTGACTTCGTGAAACTTCTCTTAGAAAATGGAGTCTCTATGCGTAAATTCTTGTCTATACCTCGCCTTGAGGAATTGTACAATACC AAAGAAGGCCCTTCGAACACACTGGGCTACATTCTCCGCGACGTTCGACCAAATATTCCACGGGGTTACATGTACACACTGCACGATATCGGCctcgtaataaataaattaatgggTGGCGCGTATCGGTCGCAGTATACACGCAGAAGATTCCGTATGATCTATACCAAAGTGATGAAGAGATCTGGGGCACATCCTCAACATATGCATCGAAATAGCTGCGTCATGAGTAGCACTAGTCGTTACTATTCGGGATCTGGTAGTAAACAGGATAGTTTAACAATGAGTTTGCTCGCTGAAACTTTACCAGCTAATCGAGACACGCCGCTTTTTGATTATCCTTTCAATGAGTTGCTTATATGGGCTGTGTTAACTAAACGACAGCAAATGGCACTATTAATGTGGCAACATGGGGAAGAAGCTTTAGCAAAAGCACTCGTTGCTCTTAAATTGTATAAGGCTATGGCGCATGAAGCTGCTGAGGATGATCTTGAAACAGAAGTTTATGACGAATTGCGGAGTTATGggaaagaatttgaaaatattg CCTTGGAATTGTTAGATTATTGTTATCGTCAAGATGACGATCAAACGAAACAGCTATTGACTTCTGAACTTCAAAATTGGTCTGGTCAAACATGTCTTTCATTGGCAGTCACGGCTAATCATCGACCACTTTTAGCACACCCTTGTAGCCAAATTATTTTAGCTGATTTATGGATGGGAGGTCTTCGTACGAGAAAGAATACGAATTTAAAG GTCGTACTTGGGTTAGTTTGTCCATTTTATATAATGTGTTTGGAATTTAAAAGTCGCGAGGAACTGCAGCTGATGCCACAAACTCAGGAAGAACATTTGATCTCTCTTGAAGATGAGAAAGAAGATAGTGATTCAGAGCATGGTATACCAACAGGTCCAGATGTTGAG AAACGTCAGCGCAGGAGCCTGAGCGTACGCAACAAATCCAGCAGCCAACAAGGCGCTAAG TTATCATCAAGGAAAACTTCTATTTATTCAATATCGGAATCCGTACCG GCTTTAATCAGCAACGAACACACTACTGCCATCAAGGAGACAATTGTACAAGAAAATGGTAAAGTACTGACAGATAACGATGATGGAATTCATCGTATATATGGTATAAACTCTGACTACTATGACATCAAGAACAGCAGGCCATTGAGATTGAGGaaaaaattgtatgaattttATACAGCTCCCATCACAAAATTTTGGGCTAATGCT atagCATACATTATTTTCTTGGTTCTCTTCTCATACTCCATTCTCATACATATGGATGATCGTCCATCATTAGCAGAGATTTATGCCATTGCATATATTTGTACATTAGGATGTGAAAAAGTACGAGAAATAGCAACATCTGAACCAGCTACTCTTTCACATAAATTTAGTGTTTGGGCATGGAATATGTGGAATCCTTGTGATGCAGCTGCCattattttttttcaaattggtttAGCTTTACGCTTGAGACACTCAACTCTCGATATTGGTCGTGTCATCTATTGCGTTGATTCCATTTATTGGTACTTAAGGATATTGAATATTCTTGGCGTAAATAAGTACTTTG GTCCTTTAGTTACAATGATGGGAAAAATGGTGAAAAATATGACATACTTTGTGGTACTTTTAATAGTGGTATTAATGAGTTTTGGAGTCACTCGACAGGCAATTTTGAACCCTAATGCTGAACCGAAATTGAGGATTATTCGTGAT atatttatggaaccatattttatgttatatggAGAGGTATATGCCGACAACATAGATCCAGATTGCGGAGACGAACCAGGAATGATTCCATGTTTACCAGGCCGGTGGATCACACCTACTGTAATGtccatttatcttttaattgcAAACATATTGTTAATAAATCTTTTGATTGCcgtattcaataatattttcaatgaaGTAAACGCGGTGGCGCACCAAGTTTGGATGTTCCAACGTTTTACTGTTGTTATGGAGTATGAACAGAAACCTGTTTTACCTCCTCCGCTCATTGTAGTTTGTCATATATATCTGGTGGTGAAATATTTGCTGCGATATGTAACACAAGGGAAAGCAAACACTGGTGAAACCTACGACAATGGACTGAAGTTGTTCTTAGAGGCAGACGACATGGAGCGCCTCTACGATTTTGAAGAGGATTGTGTTGAAGGATACTTCCGTGAGCAAGAGTTGAAATTGCAAATGTCTACAGAGGAACGTGTTAAAATTACCACAGAAAGAGTGGAGAATATGCATTCGAAGATCGAAGACATTGACAAGAAAGAGAATACTCAAAATGCATCTCTTCAA GCAGTGGAGTTTCGTATGCGCAAATTGGAAGAATTAAATGAACAGATTTTGGCACACCTAGGAGTTATACACCGATTCATGGCTACTCACATGCCCAACATGGAGGGCTTATCTAGTTTTGATATAGACGGTCGCCAGCGTAGGGTATCAGAACGCTCAGAAGTTCTGTCAGAAACAGATTCTCATACCCAACTACCAGCCATTGCGATTAAACGTAAGAGATTGGTCCGATCGATGACCGATGGCACTTTCCTTAACCTAGGCCCATCAATAGATGATGATGTGCTGAAACATTCAGAAACTGCTATATCTCGCGAGAACCTCAGTAGGAACGAGTCTTCTATAAGTGGAGATGGACACACTGTTCAAGATGACATAAAGACAATCACAAGCCAGGAAACTGAAGCGAGCAAAGTAGATGGTGAAGGAGAGATCCTAAAGAAGGATTCGCATTCTGACAGCAGAGAGCTAAGCAGAGAGCCAAGCAGAGAACCAAGTGGAGAGCCAAGTAGCAAAGAACCAAGTACGGAACCAAGTAGACAAACGAGTAGAGAAATAAGTAGAGAAACAAGCAGAGAAGCTACAAGCAAAGAACCGAGCAGAGAAGCCAGCAGCGAAGCGCCAGCTTCGGAACCTATTCCTAGGCAAGATTCTACAGAACGACCTATTAGACAAAATAGTAGAACACGTTCAGAATCAGATGATGTAACGATTTTTCCACCGTCGAACATATCAAGAGGAGTAACGTGGGCTGAGCCACGTGTTGCAGTCATTCCATCGTCTTCAACAAGTAGTACGCAGAGGTCTATCCTATTAGCCATGCATGCCGAATATACAAGCATAACGGACGAGCTGGAGAGCTACTGTGGCCTTCTAAGTCCACCTCGAACACCGCCAATTTCTCCACCACCTTCGAGAGCTAGAAACTTATCCGAAATGTCTAACCCTGAGATGGCTTGGCAAATTGAGAATGAACATCTACGTGATGCTGAGGAGTGCGATTACCAACAGATGGAAGATTTAATACAGAGGAGGTACATCGCAGATGACGAGGAGCCTTTGCATACTGATGAAGCTACCCTGTTCATATCGAACGAACACAGGCATCAACTTCGAAGAGCTTCTGCCATCGATGAAGAGTCTCGAAGGCCTCCACCTACAATTTGCGTGACCAGGGAGATCGAGCAAACGCTTTCAAGGCCACCGATCCGGGACTCGGAAAGCTCAGATCCTAACGACAAGAATCTGAGTACGGTACCTGCCCCAGCGTCAGAGACCATGTGCTAA
- the LOC100650204 gene encoding transient receptor potential cation channel trpm isoform X5 encodes MQFYVDMIDKTKSCRMVTERSWIEATFQKRECSKFIPSADDEHKCCCGYSYTHHCRAGIDVQSYTPSNTKEEDREQWSPGKNTRPFPTDAYGTIEFQGGPHPTKAQYVRLAYDTRPEPIVQLLCREWNLGLPKLLITVHGGRSNFELQPTLKKVLRKGLLKAAKTTGAWIFTGGTNTGVTRQVGDALLLERSQRQGRVVSIGIAPWGILDKSHELVGRGGEVPYECLSSPWSKYAVLNNRHAYFLLVDNGTGGRYGAEIVLRRRLEKYISNLKLQPYTHSSIPVVALVIEGGTNTIRSVLEYVTDVPPVPVVVCDGSGRAADLIAFMHKYASEGDGENGENEGPLESMRGHLLDTIKRTFKVSSEQASQLYSELLQCTRKKHLITVFRISQERPQELDQTILTALFKSKQLSPAEQLSLSLIWNRVDIARCEIFVYGQNWPPGALEQAMMQALQHDRIDFVKLLLENGVSMRKFLSIPRLEELYNTKEGPSNTLGYILRDVRPNIPRGYMYTLHDIGLVINKLMGGAYRSQYTRRRFRMIYTKVMKRSGAHPQHMHRNSCVMSSTSRYYSGSGSKQDSLTMSLLAETLPANRDTPLFDYPFNELLIWAVLTKRQQMALLMWQHGEEALAKALVALKLYKAMAHEAAEDDLETEVYDELRSYGKEFENIALELLDYCYRQDDDQTKQLLTSELQNWSGQTCLSLAVTANHRPLLAHPCSQIILADLWMGGLRTRKNTNLKVVLGLVCPFYIMCLEFKSREELQLMPQTQEEHLISLEDEKEDSDSEHGIPTGPDVEKRQRRSLSVRNKSSSQQGAKLSSRKTSIYSISESVPALISNEHTTAIKETIVQENGKVLTDNDDGIHRIYGINSDYYDIKNSRPLRLRKKLYEFYTAPITKFWANAIAYIIFLVLFSYSILIHMDDRPSLAEIYAIAYICTLGCEKVREIATSEPATLSHKFSVWAWNMWNPCDAAAIIFFQIGLALRLRHSTLDIGRVIYCVDSIYWYLRILNILGVNKYFGPLVTMMGKMVKNMTYFVVLLIVVLMSFGVTRQAILNPNAEPKLRIIRDIFMEPYFMLYGEVYADNIDPDCGDEPGMIPCLPGRWITPTVMSIYLLIANILLINLLIAVFNNIFNEVNAVAHQVWMFQRFTVVMEYEQKPVLPPPLIVVCHIYLVVKYLLRYVTQGKANTGETYDNGLKLFLEADDMERLYDFEEDCVEGYFREQELKLQMSTEERVKITTERVENMHSKIEDIDKKENTQNASLQAVEFRMRKLEELNEQILAHLGVIHRFMATHMPNMEGLSSFDIDGRQRRVSERSEVLSETDSHTQLPAIAIKRKRLVRSMTDGTFLNLGPSIDDDVLKHSETAISRENLSRNESSISGDGHTVQDDIKTITSQETEASKVDGEGEILKKDSHSDSRELSREPSREPSGEPSSKEPSTEPSRQTSREISRETSREATSKEPSREASSEAPASEPIPRQDSTERPIRQNSRTRSESDDVTIFPPSNISRGVTWAEPRVAVIPSSSTSSTQRSILLAMHAEYTSITDELESYCGLLSPPRTPPISPPPSRARNLSEMSNPEMAWQIENEHLRDAEECDYQQMEDLIQRRYIADDEEPLHTDEATLFISNEHRHQLRRASAIDEESRRPPPTICVTREIEQTLSRPPIRDSESSDPNDKNLSTVPAPASETMC; translated from the exons ATGCAGTTCTATGTAGATATGATAGACAAAACCAAAAGTTGTCGTATG gtAACTGAACGCAGTTGGATAGAGGCAACTTTTCAAAAAAGAGAATGTTCAAAATTTATTCCAAGTGCTGATGATGAACACAA ATGTTGTTGTGGATATTCTTATACTCATCACTGCAGAGCTGGTATAGATGTTCAAAGTTACACTCCTAGTAATACCAAAGAAGAAGATCGAGAACAATGGTCTCCTGGAAAAAATACACGTCCATTTCCTACTGATGCATATGGTACCATTGAATTTCAAGGTGGACCTCATCCAACTAAAGCTcaa TATGTGAGACTTGCTTATGACACAAGGCCAGAACCAATAGTACAATTGTTGTGTCGAGAATGGAATCTGGGATTACCTAAGCTACTAATAACTGTGCATGGTGGTCGATCTAATTTCGAACTGCAGCCAACTTTGAAAAAAGTTCTAAGGAAAGGTTTGCTGAAGGCTGCAAAGACAACTGGTGCATGGATATTCACAGGTGGAACTAATACAG GTGTAACAAGACAAGTAGGAGATGCCCTGCTACTAGAAAGATCTCAAAGACAAGGTCGGGTTGTAAGTATCGGCATAGCACCATGGGGAATTTTAGACAAAAGTCATGAACTTGTAGGCCGTGGAGGTGAAGTACCTTATGAATGTCTTTCATCTCCGTG GTCTAAATATGCAGTTTTAAACAATCGTCATGCATATTTTTTATTGGTGGATAACGGTACCGGCGGTCGATATGGTGCAGAAATTGTGCTGCGTAGaagattggaaaaatatatttctaatctAAAATTACAGCCAT ACACACACAGTAGCATTCCTGTCGTGGCATTGGTAATTGAAGGAGGAACAAATACGATTCGATCAGTTTTAGAGTATGTTACAGACGTTCCTCCTGTTCCTGTAGTAGTCTGCGATGGATCAGGTCGTGCAGCTGATCTCATCGCTTTTATGCATAA ataCGCGTCTGAAGGAGATGGAGAGAATGGAGAGAATGAGGGACCATTAGAAAGTATGAGAGGACATCTTTTAGATACTATCAAACGCACTTTCAAAGTATCCTCTGAACAGGCATCACAACTGTACTCTGAACTTTTACAATGTACCCGTAAGAAACATTTG ATAACAGTATTTAGAATAAGTCAAGAGCGGCCACAGGAACTTGACCAAACGATTCTGACAGCTCTGTTCAAGTCCAAGCAATTATCCCCTGCCGAGCAGCTATCGTTATCTTTAATTTGGAatagagtggacatagcgcgtTGTGAAATATTTGTGTATGGTCAAAATTGGCCACCAGGTGCTCTGGAACAGGCAATGATGCAAGCTTTGCAACACGATCGAATTGACTTCGTGAAACTTCTCTTAGAAAATGGAGTCTCTATGCGTAAATTCTTGTCTATACCTCGCCTTGAGGAATTGTACAATACC AAAGAAGGCCCTTCGAACACACTGGGCTACATTCTCCGCGACGTTCGACCAAATATTCCACGGGGTTACATGTACACACTGCACGATATCGGCctcgtaataaataaattaatgggTGGCGCGTATCGGTCGCAGTATACACGCAGAAGATTCCGTATGATCTATACCAAAGTGATGAAGAGATCTGGGGCACATCCTCAACATATGCATCGAAATAGCTGCGTCATGAGTAGCACTAGTCGTTACTATTCGGGATCTGGTAGTAAACAGGATAGTTTAACAATGAGTTTGCTCGCTGAAACTTTACCAGCTAATCGAGACACGCCGCTTTTTGATTATCCTTTCAATGAGTTGCTTATATGGGCTGTGTTAACTAAACGACAGCAAATGGCACTATTAATGTGGCAACATGGGGAAGAAGCTTTAGCAAAAGCACTCGTTGCTCTTAAATTGTATAAGGCTATGGCGCATGAAGCTGCTGAGGATGATCTTGAAACAGAAGTTTATGACGAATTGCGGAGTTATGggaaagaatttgaaaatattg CCTTGGAATTGTTAGATTATTGTTATCGTCAAGATGACGATCAAACGAAACAGCTATTGACTTCTGAACTTCAAAATTGGTCTGGTCAAACATGTCTTTCATTGGCAGTCACGGCTAATCATCGACCACTTTTAGCACACCCTTGTAGCCAAATTATTTTAGCTGATTTATGGATGGGAGGTCTTCGTACGAGAAAGAATACGAATTTAAAG GTCGTACTTGGGTTAGTTTGTCCATTTTATATAATGTGTTTGGAATTTAAAAGTCGCGAGGAACTGCAGCTGATGCCACAAACTCAGGAAGAACATTTGATCTCTCTTGAAGATGAGAAAGAAGATAGTGATTCAGAGCATGGTATACCAACAGGTCCAGATGTTGAG AAACGTCAGCGCAGGAGCCTGAGCGTACGCAACAAATCCAGCAGCCAACAAGGCGCTAAG TTATCATCAAGGAAAACTTCTATTTATTCAATATCGGAATCCGTACCG GCTTTAATCAGCAACGAACACACTACTGCCATCAAGGAGACAATTGTACAAGAAAATGGTAAAGTACTGACAGATAACGATGATGGAATTCATCGTATATATGGTATAAACTCTGACTACTATGACATCAAGAACAGCAGGCCATTGAGATTGAGGaaaaaattgtatgaattttATACAGCTCCCATCACAAAATTTTGGGCTAATGCT atagCATACATTATTTTCTTGGTTCTCTTCTCATACTCCATTCTCATACATATGGATGATCGTCCATCATTAGCAGAGATTTATGCCATTGCATATATTTGTACATTAGGATGTGAAAAAGTACGAGAAATAGCAACATCTGAACCAGCTACTCTTTCACATAAATTTAGTGTTTGGGCATGGAATATGTGGAATCCTTGTGATGCAGCTGCCattattttttttcaaattggtttAGCTTTACGCTTGAGACACTCAACTCTCGATATTGGTCGTGTCATCTATTGCGTTGATTCCATTTATTGGTACTTAAGGATATTGAATATTCTTGGCGTAAATAAGTACTTTG GTCCTTTAGTTACAATGATGGGAAAAATGGTGAAAAATATGACATACTTTGTGGTACTTTTAATAGTGGTATTAATGAGTTTTGGAGTCACTCGACAGGCAATTTTGAACCCTAATGCTGAACCGAAATTGAGGATTATTCGTGAT atatttatggaaccatattttatgttatatggAGAGGTATATGCCGACAACATAGATCCAGATTGCGGAGACGAACCAGGAATGATTCCATGTTTACCAGGCCGGTGGATCACACCTACTGTAATGtccatttatcttttaattgcAAACATATTGTTAATAAATCTTTTGATTGCcgtattcaataatattttcaatgaaGTAAACGCGGTGGCGCACCAAGTTTGGATGTTCCAACGTTTTACTGTTGTTATGGAGTATGAACAGAAACCTGTTTTACCTCCTCCGCTCATTGTAGTTTGTCATATATATCTGGTGGTGAAATATTTGCTGCGATATGTAACACAAGGGAAAGCAAACACTGGTGAAACCTACGACAATGGACTGAAGTTGTTCTTAGAGGCAGACGACATGGAGCGCCTCTACGATTTTGAAGAGGATTGTGTTGAAGGATACTTCCGTGAGCAAGAGTTGAAATTGCAAATGTCTACAGAGGAACGTGTTAAAATTACCACAGAAAGAGTGGAGAATATGCATTCGAAGATCGAAGACATTGACAAGAAAGAGAATACTCAAAATGCATCTCTTCAA GCAGTGGAGTTTCGTATGCGCAAATTGGAAGAATTAAATGAACAGATTTTGGCACACCTAGGAGTTATACACCGATTCATGGCTACTCACATGCCCAACATGGAGGGCTTATCTAGTTTTGATATAGACGGTCGCCAGCGTAGGGTATCAGAACGCTCAGAAGTTCTGTCAGAAACAGATTCTCATACCCAACTACCAGCCATTGCGATTAAACGTAAGAGATTGGTCCGATCGATGACCGATGGCACTTTCCTTAACCTAGGCCCATCAATAGATGATGATGTGCTGAAACATTCAGAAACTGCTATATCTCGCGAGAACCTCAGTAGGAACGAGTCTTCTATAAGTGGAGATGGACACACTGTTCAAGATGACATAAAGACAATCACAAGCCAGGAAACTGAAGCGAGCAAAGTAGATGGTGAAGGAGAGATCCTAAAGAAGGATTCGCATTCTGACAGCAGAGAGCTAAGCAGAGAGCCAAGCAGAGAACCAAGTGGAGAGCCAAGTAGCAAAGAACCAAGTACGGAACCAAGTAGACAAACGAGTAGAGAAATAAGTAGAGAAACAAGCAGAGAAGCTACAAGCAAAGAACCGAGCAGAGAAGCCAGCAGCGAAGCGCCAGCTTCGGAACCTATTCCTAGGCAAGATTCTACAGAACGACCTATTAGACAAAATAGTAGAACACGTTCAGAATCAGATGATGTAACGATTTTTCCACCGTCGAACATATCAAGAGGAGTAACGTGGGCTGAGCCACGTGTTGCAGTCATTCCATCGTCTTCAACAAGTAGTACGCAGAGGTCTATCCTATTAGCCATGCATGCCGAATATACAAGCATAACGGACGAGCTGGAGAGCTACTGTGGCCTTCTAAGTCCACCTCGAACACCGCCAATTTCTCCACCACCTTCGAGAGCTAGAAACTTATCCGAAATGTCTAACCCTGAGATGGCTTGGCAAATTGAGAATGAACATCTACGTGATGCTGAGGAGTGCGATTACCAACAGATGGAAGATTTAATACAGAGGAGGTACATCGCAGATGACGAGGAGCCTTTGCATACTGATGAAGCTACCCTGTTCATATCGAACGAACACAGGCATCAACTTCGAAGAGCTTCTGCCATCGATGAAGAGTCTCGAAGGCCTCCACCTACAATTTGCGTGACCAGGGAGATCGAGCAAACGCTTTCAAGGCCACCGATCCGGGACTCGGAAAGCTCAGATCCTAACGACAAGAATCTGAGTACGGTACCTGCCCCAGCGTCAGAGACCATGTGCTAA